The DNA window AGGCCGAGCGTGGCGCCAGAACTGCAAAGTGTCAACTGCACTTTATAATTCCCATACAATACATCCAACCATGGAACGACGGAGACAGCCGGGAGGCGAGCGGCACGCATGAGTTGGCCGTCTCTGCTGTTGGTCGTCCTGTCGCTGGCCGGCTTCATCATCTCATCCTATTTCACGGCCGTGGCCTACCGCTGGGTGCGACCCGACGCCGCTTGGATTCCCAGCTTCTGCCGGATGGGAGAAAAGACCTGCGCCACTATCGTCTTCACTCCCCGGGCCCGAGTCCTCGGCGTTCCCAACTCGGTCCTGGCGCAACTCTTCTACCCGTTGATCGCCGCCGGAACCCTGGAAGGTTTCCTGTTCACCTCTCCCATCTTCCACTTCTCACTGCTGGCAAGTCTAGTCACGGTCCTCCTGGGGTTGTTTCTCACCTACTCCCTGCTGTTCCTGACCCGTGTTCCCTGCATCCTCTGCTTCGCATCCCACGGCATCAATGCCGTCATCTTCGTGCTCCTGCTGCTGGAAAAGGATTCCGTTTCCGGAGCTCTCTGGTGAGAGAACCGGTCCGGGATGACCATCGTGGATCAGAGGCCCTGGCGCGGGACCCGGACTGATGGACCACGCCAT is part of the Acidobacteriota bacterium genome and encodes:
- a CDS encoding vitamin K epoxide reductase family protein gives rise to the protein MSWPSLLLVVLSLAGFIISSYFTAVAYRWVRPDAAWIPSFCRMGEKTCATIVFTPRARVLGVPNSVLAQLFYPLIAAGTLEGFLFTSPIFHFSLLASLVTVLLGLFLTYSLLFLTRVPCILCFASHGINAVIFVLLLLEKDSVSGALW